One Carassius auratus strain Wakin chromosome 44, ASM336829v1, whole genome shotgun sequence genomic window carries:
- the LOC113062487 gene encoding induced myeloid leukemia cell differentiation protein Mcl-1-like, whose translation MALTFGIKRTALSVFAQGAHTALVPGPALKPCTEDELDGYAEETDAALKPMRPGTNGLKGLQLDGRLVSARDGSLPNTPDPRELGSAELELDTRQLLLDFYRTHTGMCPTDRKRHHALPTMRRVVADILIKHQITYKGMLQRLQLDSQADDMSFISSIARSMFGDHTTNWGRIVSLVAFGAVVCQQLKEMQRERCVETVAEQISCYLISEQHDWLLNNKSWHGFEEFFRVEDVESAVRSALMAVVGCAGIGAGLAFLIR comes from the exons ATGGCTCTGACTTTTGGGATTAAACGAACGGCGTTGAGTGTCTTCGCGCAGGGCGCGCACACGGCGCTTGTACCCGGGCCCGCGCTCAAGCCGTGCACGGAAGACGAACTCGACGGGTACGCGGAGGAAACGGACGCCGCGCTGAAGCCGATGAGGCCCGGGACGAACGGCCTGAAGGGGCTGCAACTGGACGGGCGGCTCGTGTCCGCGAGGGACGGCTCTCTACCGAACACCCCGGACCCGAGAGAGCTGGGCTCCGCCGAACTGGAGCTGGACACGCGGCAGCTTCTGCTAGACTTCTACCGCACGCACACGGGCATGTGTCCGACTGACCGGAAGCGTCATCACGCGTTACCGACAATGAGGCGCGTCGTGGCGGACATTCTCATAAAGCACCAGATCACTTACAAAG gaatgCTGCAGCGTCTGCAGCTGGACTCTCAAGCGGACGACATGAGCTTCATCAGCTCTATAGCCAGATCCATGTTCGGAGACCACACGACGAACTGGGGCCGGATCGTGAGTCTGGTGGCGTTCGGAGCCGTGGTGTGTCAGCAGCTGAAGGAGATGCAGAGAGAGCGGTGTGTGGAGACGGTGGCCGAGCAGATCTCCTGCTATCTGATCTCAGAACAGCACGACTGGCTCCTCAACAACAAGAGCTGG CATGGGTTCGAGGAGTTCTTCCGTGTGGAGGATGTGGAGTCGGCGGTCCGCAGCGCTCTGATGGCTGTTGTGGGATGTGCTGGGATCGGAGCCGGTCTGGCGTTCCTGATCCGGTGA